The Humulus lupulus chromosome 3, drHumLupu1.1, whole genome shotgun sequence genome window below encodes:
- the LOC133825021 gene encoding uncharacterized protein LOC133825021 — translation MRKFIFIDGTHLKNQFGGNLLIATAQDGNFQIYPLAFGIVDYENDASWNWFLTCLRDQVPDTTGLNIKKKFSGKGLKKLFEKTTKAYRVSEFTKLFVEISTKKPRLATYLKNASFESWFRCLFHGNRYNIMTTNNSDSLNQVFRETREWPIILLLEEIITTLSRWFYERRKNANSCPTPLTIDAEDIMRQRYEQSRYMRVTPINLSEFHVKSEPLDGLVNIEEHSCTCQEFDIDKIPCVHGVATTMYRGVDVYSLCSKFYTTKFWRIAYAESIYLLPPKIEWLLLEEVKSQDVIKPVVLIPSGRPKNK, via the exons ATgagaaaatttatatttattgatGGAACTCATTTGAAAAACCAATTTGGAGGAAATTTACTCATTGCAACTGCACAAGATGGAAATTTTCAAATTTATCCTCTTGCTTTTGGTATTGTTGATTATGAGAATGATGCATCTTGGAATTGGTTTTTGACATGCTTACGAGATCAAGTGCCTGATACTACTGGTTTA AATATCAAGAAAAAATTCAGTGGTAAAGGTTTGAAAAAGTTGTTTGAGAAGACAACAAAAGCGTACAGAGTTTCAGAGTTCACAAAGTTATTTGTTGAGATTTCTACAAAAAAACCAAGGCTGGCAACATACTTGAAGAATGCATCTTTTGAAAGCTGGTTCAGATGTCTTTTCCATGGTAATCGATACAACATCATGACCACCAACAATTCTGACTCATTGAACCAAGTTTTTAGAGAAACTCGAGAATGGCCCATCATTCTTTTATTGGAGGAAATTATCACTACACTCTCCAGATGGTTCTATGAGAGAAGGAAAAATGCAAATTCTTGTCCAACACCACTTACAATTGACGCAGAAGATATAATGAGACAAAGATATGAACAATCAAGGTACATGAGAGTTACACCCATTAATCTAAGTGAGTTCCATGTTAAAAGTGAGCCACTAGATGGTCTAGTTAATATTGAGGAACATTCTTGTACATGTCAAGAGTTTGACATTGATAAGATTCCATGTGTTCATGGTGTCGCTACAACAATGTATCGTGGAGTAGATGTTTATAGTCTATGCTCAAAATTCTACACGACTAAATTTTGGAGGATTGCTTATGCAGAATCTATTTACCTTTTACCACCTAAAATAGAATGGCTTCTTCTAGAAGAGGTTAAGTCTCAAGACGTTATCAAACCAGTGGTGTTAATTCCCTCAGGGAGACCAAAGAATAAATGA